TCAAGACTACAATGTGGATGAAGATTGTTATAAATATCGACTGCCTTTTTGATGATCGTTTTTGCTAATTTAAGATTTTGTATGACATATTTCAGTCCATATTCATATTTTAAAGATTGCCTGTGATAATGCCTAATTATTGTGTTTAGGCAAAAATATTCGTTAGCCTTGAAAAGACTGTATCACTTTTACATCAGTAGAGAAGAGAACAGTGTTTTAAAATAGTTAAGAGATATTTTAAAACAGATTTTCTCTTTTTATATTTTATACAGCTTATTTAGTTTGAATGGAGGCAGGTGTCTACTCTATAAAATGAAGAAAACCGAATTTGCTTGGCTCGTGAACATCAATCTTTTCTTCGTCAATTGGGAATATTGAAGATGTGATTCTTCGATTACCTTCAACTTCGTTACGTTCTTGTCTAACGGCTAAAAAAGTCCATTTAGCACCTGCTTTTACTGGGGCGTAGGTATCTATTTTAAAGAACAATTTTAAGGGTATAGCCATTTCCATTGTCCAACCTTTATCAATATCTGAATTATCGTTTATTGTTCCATTTAAAGTAGTTTCTACTTTAAATTCAGGATTAAAAGCCTTTAATACTCCAGGTTGCCCATTATAGAAATCGGTCATAAATAAAAAGTCGTTAGATGTTTTGTATAGATTTACTTCAAACCCCATATGAGTACTCAATATTTCAGGAGCAGGTGATAAAAAAATCTCGGCACAATCGTCAAAATAAGGCGCTCCGTCTCTTACTTTTTCACGTGCTGTTAAATATTTATCTTCGCTTTCAAAAAAGACATATAAAAATTCATCGTCCCATAACATTCGAAATGTAGTTTTTTGCTTGTCATCGGCTTTATTAATCGCATCATAATGATAAAAGTTATTGAATGTAGCAGCTTCGGTTCTATTCCAATCTAGCTCGTCCCTTTTTCCGTCAATTACCATTTGAGTATTTGCTTTAGATACTTTAAATTCAGAATGTGTAACTACTTTAATAGTAGTTTGTTCATTTTTTACTTCTTTACAACTTTTACAAATTAGAGCTGTTATAAATAAAATACAAAAGATAATTTTTTTCATTTTTGATTACTTTCCATAAGTGACTAATTATTGTATGTTTCCACCTACAGGTAAGTTACTAGGAACTTTTTCTGGGATGGTTTTGTCAAAATCTTCAGCATTTAAGGTGTTAAAGAAAGAGATGATAGTGGTCATATCTTTTACCTTTAAAGGAATTCCTTTAGTTAAGGTATCTAGCTGTTTTGAAGCCACGTGTTTGTTTCTTGAATTTCCGTGAGCAATGTCTTCATAAAACTCTAAAACTTGTTGTAATGTTTGTAAAGACCCGTTATGCATATAAGGAGCTGTATATCGTAAATTCCTTAAAGTTGGAGTTCTAAATCCATAGCTTTTTTGATGTCCATCGTCTGTATAGTTTAGTTTATCATTATCCTCTACACCTAAAATGTGGATTTTATAATCACTAAACATTGGACCTGAGTGACAAGTGTGACACTTTGCTTTTTTAAACAATTTAAAACCTTCTTTTTCGGTTTCAGAGATTGCATTTACATCTCCTTGTAAATACTTGTCAAAACGTGTATTTGGGGTTGTTAATGTACGTTCAAAAGTTGCAATGGCTTTAGCTAGATGAATTTTGTTTATATGAGGTAGTTCTTTGGGAAAAGCTTTTTTAAAAAGATCTTGATAGGCATCAATTTGTTGCAATCGGTGAATAATTGTGTCTAAAATAACAGTCTCAGAAATTCTATCTCCTCTCATTTCTTCCAATGTAGTTAAAGGGCCAAGTACCTGATTCTCTAAACTATTCATTCTATTGTCCCAAAACATAGGAGCTTGAGAAGGAGAGTAATGTTGATTGTTGTCAATTCCGTTATAAGCAGTGTTTAAAATGGTATGCGCATTTCTTTTTACAAAAGAAATATTGTTGTTGGAGTTAAATTTTCTGGTATAACCAAGTCCTTTTCCATTTACACCAATAGACAAATCAATTCCATCACTATATCCATAATCTGGATGATGACAGGTAGCACAAGCCACCTCTTTATTTCCAGATAAAATAGGATCGTAAAAAAGAAGTCTTCCTAGCGCTACTTTTTCAGGAGTAATTGGGTTGTTTTTAGGAGTAATGATTTGTTGTGGCAACGGAAGATATACATCTTCCATTGCCTTTGTTGTTTTTTGTGTTGACGATTGACAAGCAACCATCAATAAGAATGTACCAACAATACTTGTTATTTTTAATAGAGCATACATAAAGTAATTCTTTAGTCTGCCATTCCTAAATATAATTTAGGCGCCTCGTTGTTGGTTTGATATTGCTGAACAGCCTCTTTAGATACCTTTGTTTTCCATAAATAGACATGTTTTAAGTTTTTGAATTTTGGAAAATCGGCAAGGCTTTGTTCGGTGACCAATGTACCATATAAATTTAGAGCCTCTAAAGGAGCTATGTTTTCTAATTCGTGAATTCCAGCATCTGTAATATTGTTTTGATTCAGCTCTAATTTTCTTAGGTTTTTAAATTTCCCAATAAATTTTAAGTGTTCATCTTCTACCGAATTATCAACAAGAGATAATGATAATACATGGTCTTTGATTTCTTGTAAATTAGTGAGTAATCTATTTAATTCTGTAACGTTTTTAGCTGTTTTTCCAGGCAATACAACATCATATATACTTTTGTTGTAAATCAATTCTCTAATGGTAAATCCAGCTTGTGCTAATTTGTTAATCAACAAACTATCTACAGGTTTTAGTTCAGGAATTTTGGAAGATTCATCTGCTTGTCCGTCTTTTCCAAAGCCTAAGAAATTAGCCGCCAATAGCATTAGCTCTTTGTTATTTTCTGCAGTGATTAATTTGATATTAAAATCAGCTTTAGCAGTCGTAATCCAATAAGAAATGATTTGAATTTCTTCTTTAGTTAACGGCGTTTTTCCTTTTGGAGGCATGAATTTTTTATCGTGATCATTTAAGTTTACACGATGAATAAGTTCTGATTTAGACAAATCACCTGCAACAATGGCCAAACCGTTTTTTCCTCCTTTTAAGATCGCTTCAGGAGTTTCTAAAGACAAACCTCCTTTTTTCTTAGAGGAGTTATGACAACTTATACATTTTTCTTCTAAAATAGGATGTATCAGGTGATTGTATATTTCTACTTCACCCATAGTTTTAGGCGGAAGTACTTCGATAGGTTTTTCTGCAAAAGGAGCGTATTTGGTTAAATAATCAGACCCATGTGTTAAATTACCTCCATAATGACCTGTAATACTTACCAAAAGAACCAAAAGAGTTAAAGCAGATATATTGGCTTTAAATTGATTTAATTTTAAGAAAGGCAGTTTGTCTATTCTAATCAACCAAGCAATAAAGGTAATGACAGTTGTTGCTATCCCAAACCAAAAATGTCCATCTAATTGATCTCCTTCGTATTCTCCACTAAGAGAAAGCATATAGCCAAGTACACAGGCACCTGTAGCAGAGAGAGCTCCTAAAAACAAAGCATATGGGATGGCTGTTTTTAATTCTTCTACTTTGTTCCATTTACTGATGATTTCTAAGAGAAAAGCAAATAAAATCAACCCAATAGGGATGTGTACAATTAAAGGGTGGAAGCGTCCTAAGAACAGGACAAAATCTGGTACTTGATTCATAGTTATCGAGTTAGTTGTTTTTTGATGTTATATTCTTTCTAATTTTAAAGGAGGGGTTTTGTTGGCCCTCCATTGACAAACGTATAAGTTTTTGTCATTGTCCACACAAACATCATGACCATGAGAAATAGGTCGTTCTGGTAATTGAAAAGATTTTTGTAGTTCTCCACCCACATAAATAGGTGCTGTTGCTCCAGGATTAGAGACAACTTTGTCTCCTTCTAAAATGGTGACAAAGCCTGTAGGTTGTGTCCAATCTGTACGTCCTACCTTAGGTTGCGACCAACAAACGCCAGCATATAAATTGTTGTCATCAAAAACGGGTCTACATACTTGCATATTGGGTAAGTATAAGGTTTTAATGTAGGTTCCATCTAAGGTAAACCACTTAAAACTTGCTTGGTTTCTAGAGGTAACGACCACCATTGGATTGCCTTTTTCTCGATAATCGATGGCTACACCATGTGCACTTTTTATTTGATAATTAGGGTCAGGATTGTCACTTCCTCCCCAGTGTCTAATGTATTTTCCGTTGTAATCGTATTGAATAATTCTACTCATTCCATATCCATCCGCTACATAAATATCCCCGTTGGGACCAATAGCAGTTTCTGTAGGACAGAAAGATTCACCAGGTTTGTATACTCCAATTGTTTGTGGATGACCAATATCAAATAAAACTCTACCGTCCATAGTAGTTTTGGTAATTCGTCCGTTGTGTTTGGTCCATTTTCCTATTTTGTTTAAAAACCAACCGGATTCTGCCAAAAACAAAAAATCTTCTCCACCTTCGTTAGAAATGGTCAATCCATGACCTCCGGGATAGGCATTTCCCCATGAGTCTAATACCTTTCCAGATTTGTCAAAAATAATGATATTATTAGCTGGATGATCTCCAATCATTACCAAACGTCCTTTACTGTCCATTTGCATTTCATGGCAGTTTAGTAAAGGGGTTTCTATGGAACTCATTTGTGCCCAATCTCTAATGAGTTTGTATTGATAATCTCCATGCCCTAAAATGATATCATTTTTGGTAGATTTTTTTATAAAATGAAAACCAAAAGAAGGGATGGTTGCTAGGCCAACACCTGCTAAAGCAGATTTTTTCATAAAGTTTCTTCTTGTATCACTCATGTGTTAGTTTTTTAAGTCAATAAATCTTTAACCACATTTCCATGTACATCAGTCAATCTGTATCTTCTTCCTTGGTGTTTAAAGGTGAGTTTTTCATGATCAACACCAAATAAGTGGAGTAGTGTTGCATGAAAATCGTGAACGTGTACAGGGTCTTTGGTAACGTTGTAACTAAAGTCATCTGTTTCTCCAAAGGTAAATCCAGGTTTAACACCAGCACCTGCCATCCACATCGTAAATGCTTTTGGATGGTGGTCTCTACCATAGTTAGTACTTGTAAGTTGACCTTGAGAATAGACGGTTCTACCAAATTCACCTCCCCAAATCACTAGGGTGTCTTCAAACATTCCACGTTGTTTTAAATCTTTAATCAATGCAGCAGTTGCTTGATCTGTTTTTTTAGATTGACTTTTTACTCCACTTGGACAATAGTTGTGCTGATCCCATCCTTGATGATACAATTGCACAAATTTGACTCCTTTTTCTAATAGTTTTCTAGCCATCAAACAATTGGCAGCATAAGTTCCAGGGTCTTTACTGTCTTTTCCATACATTTCAAAAATATGTTCTGGCTCATCGCTAATATCGGTGACCTCTGGCACAGATGTTTGCATTTTAAAAGCCATTTCGTATTGAGACATTCTAGCTTGAATTTCTGGATCTCCATAAGCATCACCTTGCAAGTCGTTTAGATGACTTAAATAATCTAACATATGTCTTCTATCATGACCATCATAATTTTCAGGATCTGTTAAATACAATACTGGATCTTTTCCTGATCTAAATTGTACTCCTTGATGTTCTGTAGGTAAAAAACCATTTCCCCATAAACTAGATTTTAAAGGTTGTCCTTTTCCATTTTTAGAAACTAGCGTAATAAAAGTAGGAAGGTTTTCATTGTCTGAACCCAATCCATAACTTAACCAAGAACCAATAGAGGGTCTACCCGGTAATTGATTTCCTGTTTGCATAAAAGTAATGGCAGGAGTATGGTTTATTTGGTCGGTTTGCATTCCTTTGATAAAACATAAATCATCAACAACTTCTGATAAGTAGGGCATGATTTCACTTACCCAAGCTCTAGATTCTCCATATTGTTTAAATTTAAAAGCTGAAGGAGCAATAGGCAAGGTGCTTTGGCTACCACTCATTCCTGTCAATTTGGTGGCTCCAATAACAGACTCTGGCAATTCTTTTCCAAACATGTCTGTAAGTTTAGGTTTGTAATCAAACAAGTCCATTTGCGAAGGCCCTCCACTTTGAAATAAGTATACCACTCGTTTTGCTTTAGGCAGATGATGTGGCAATCCCAATCTATTTTTATTATAAGCTTGTAATAATTGTTCTGTTGCTTTTTCTTGTTTTACAGCGCTCCATAGTTTTTCTGTTCCTAATAAACTTCCTAAAGCCAAGGCTCCTAAACCAAGAGAAGTTTGTTTTAGGAAATGTCTTCTGTCCAATTGCTTTTCAATTCCTTGTAAGTCTCTATTGTTAGATCTCAGTTTTTTATGTTCGTGATTGTTACACATAATTTTATCTTATATAAGAGGTTTGCAATTTATCTTTTAGTAATGGTTGCATCAGAATTCATAATAGTACTCGCTACAACGGCATTGGCGGCAATCAGTGCTTTATCATCTGATGGGTTGATTTTATAGCTTCCGGTAGTTAACCATCCTAAGGTCTTTTTAGGGTTTTTCTGGAATTTTTGATATTCTGATTGTTGTAATTCTGTGAGTAATTCAAGTTCTTTGGTTGTTACTGTTCTCCCTGTTAACTTTCTGAATATTTGTTGAATTCCTGCTTTGGCATTTTTTGCTTCTGCAATTTGTTTTCCTAAAACTCTAGATGCTTCAATATAAGTAGGGTCATTTAATACCACTAAGGCTTGTAAAGGTGTGTTTGTTTTTTGTCTACGTGTGGTACACAAATCTCTGGTAGGCGCATCAAAAGTAGCAATGGTTGGGTTGGGTACAGTACGTTTCCAAATGGTATACATACTTCTTCTATACAAACCATCAAACCCATCTTGTTCATAATGATCTCCATTTACTCTCCACAATCCTTTTGGTTGGTAGGGTTTTACACTTTCTCCTCCAATTTTATCATTCATCAATCCAGAAGCAAACAAAGCATTGTCTCTTAACATTTCTCCTGTTAATCTATTGGCAGGTCCTCGGGCTAGTAATCTGTTTTCATTGTCTATTTCTAATAGTTTTTGACTAATAGCTGAACTTTGTTGGTAGGTATTAGACATCATTATTGTTTTATGAAGTTTTTTAACATCCCATCCAGATTCTATAAACTCTAAGGCTAACCAATCTAATAATTTAGGGTGTGTAGGCATTTCTCCTTGATTTCCAAAATCATCTGATGTTACGACCAATCCTTGTCCAAAAATATTTTGCCAATATCTATTTACAGTTACTCTAGCGGTTAGCGGATTGTTTGGATCCATGATCCATTTTGCCAAACCAACTCTGTTTTTAGGGATTTGTTTGTCTATAGGAAATATTTCGTTGGGTACGTTTGGAAATACGGAATCTGTAGGAGAATCGTAGTTACCTCTATCTAAAATATAGGTTTGTCTAGGGGTTTTTCTTTCCTTCATCACCATGATTTGTTTCACCTTATTGATGCTATCAACAAAAACACTTCTTTCTTTTTCTAGTTGTTGAATGCTGTTTTTGTAAACCGGTGAATTGGTTGCTAGATAATAATCCGTTAATAGTTGTTTTTCTTGATGGTTTAACGAGGCGTAATTTTTAGACTCTAAGGTTTGTATTTTTTTAGGGTTGGCTATTTGCATTACTTCAATAGCACTCAGTTTTTTGTTAAAAACAAGTAAATTATCTACCGTAGCTCCTCCAATACCTTTTCCTCTCCATACTGCGCCAACACGTAAGCCAGGTTCTACTTTTGGACTGTCCTCACCATACAATCTTAAACCATGGAAAATGATGTCTTTATAAAGATTGTCAAAAGAAGTTGTCGTTTCTAATTTTTCCCCATCAAGGTAGATATGAAGTCCTTTTGCTTTACTAGAGCCATCATAAGTCATGGTTAATTGGACCCATTTTTCTTTAGGAATTTCTTTTTTAGACTCAATAACGATGGCATTATCAGGGTATACATGTGCTAACAAGGCTTCTATTTTATTGTTTTTTATTTTTAGGTGATAGCCTCTAAAACCATGTAGTTCTGGACTATTCATTTTGTGAAAAATAACTCCTGTTTCAAGATCTTTTGGAACAAAAATATCTATCCCAATACTAAAAGACTGACTTCTCTGAAAGATTCCAATTTTATCTAAATCTAACCAGGTGTCCCCATTAAAAGTCAACCCTTTTCCTTGTTTTCCTTGTTTGTATACAGCGGGTTCGTTTTCTACAAATTGTTGACGCATTTGGATGTGATTTTTTCCATTACCACCTATTTTGTTAGTTAGTTTTTTGGTATCAAAATCAAATTCAGCTATTAATCCAGAAGGTTTTTTATGACTAGGGATTTTTTGAAAGTTGTTTTGTGCAAGCCATTTAGTTGCTTTTTTGCTTTCTTCTTTTTTGATATTCTCTACTTTGTTTTCTGAGGTTGTTACAATTCCTCTTAAATAAGCCAATACGTCTTTTTGTTGTTGTGTAGGTAATAACATAGCAGGAACAGGAGTTGCCAAATCCCAAGGAATTAGACCGGTTTCATCTATATTGTTAAAGAAAGCATACATTTCATAGTAGTTTTTCTGAGAGATAGGATCGTATTTGTGATCGTGACACTTGGCACAAGCATAGGATAGTCCTAATAATCCTTGACTTACGGTTGCTGTTCTATCTGCTACATACTCAGACCTAAATTCTTCATCTATAATTCCACCTTCTAAGTTTTGTGGATGTAATCTGTTAAATGCCGTAGCTAATTTTTGTTCTTTTGTGGCATTAGGCAGCATATCTCCAGCAATTTGCCAAGTAACAAATTGGTCATAAGGCATGTTTTCGTTAAAAGATTTAATAACCCAATCTCTCCATGGAGAGGTGTCTCTATATTTGTCATTACTATATCCATGGGTGTCTGCATAACGAGCTAAATCCATCCAGTCCAAGGTTCTTTGTTCTCCGTAGTGAGGTGATGCTAACAAACGATCAATTTGTTTTTCATAAGCATTAGGAGAGTTATCTTTTAAAAACACATCTAATTCCTTTAAAGTAGGAGGTAAGCCTATTAAATCTAAAGAGGCACGTCTTAACAATATTTCTTTGTCTGCTTTTTTAGAAGGACTGATGTTTCTTTCTTCCAATTTGGCAATTACAAAATTATCAATAGGATTGGCAACCAAGTTTTTTTCTTTTACATTGGGTACTTCATATTTTTCGGGTTTTATAAAAGCCCAATGTTTTTTATATGTAGCACCCTCTTCAATCCATTTAATTAAAATAGCCTTTTCCTTTGCTGTTAATAATAAATGTGATTCTGGGGTTGGCATGATTACATTAGGATCTTCACTAATTATTCTATGAAAAACTTCAGAAGACTTTAAGTCTTTAGGTACTATAGCATATTTTCCTGGTGATTCAGAAAGCTCTGCATATGCAGCTTCTGCAGAATGTAATTGCACACCTCCTTTGATGTTTTTTGCATCAGGTCCATGACATAAAAAACACTTGTCTGATAAAATAGGTTTTACATGTTGGTTAAAATCTAATTTAGTAGGCAAGGCTTTATAAGCAGTTTCCACATCGGTAGACAGACTAGGTTTGCACGAGGTTAATACTAAAATAATGATCGCAGTAAAAATGTATTTCATGGTTTTTTGTTTCGTAGTTTCACAAAATTAGCGCGACATGTAGGTAGATTTTATATATTTGGCAGACTAATTATTGCACAAATCCGACATGTTCAGTTGATGTCGTGTTAAAAACTTATTAAAAAGTGTATAAAAGCATAGAAAATTTATCAATATCGTTATTAAACGTAGGATATGTTAATTTAAATGAGGCTTGGGATTTTGAAAATGTTATCAGTCCATTTTTTAGATTGTATTACATTACAGATGGAGATGCTTATGTTTACCATCATCAAAAACGATATGATTTAAAGCCAGGATATATGTATTTGATTCCGAGTTTTACTTACAGTCATTACAAATGTTCGGGGTCAATGAGTCAATATTATATTAGTGCACTTGAAGTTTCGACTACTGGAGTTTCTGTTTTTTCTGTACTTAATTTTTTATATGAAATAGAAGGAGATGAGTTTAGTTTGATGTGCTTTAAAAGAATTTTGGAATTAAACCCGAATAGGACCATTGTAAAAGATGACCCTAAAGTATATGACAATCCTACAGGGTTGGATTTTTTTAGAAATGAAAATAAAAAATTATCGGAAAGTACTTATTTAGAAACGAGAGACTTGTTGTTGGCTTTGTTGTCAAAGTTTATATCTTCAGCTAAAGAAGTTGATTTTACAGATAAAACCTCAAAAATTGGAAGAATCGCTAATTATATAGAAATTAACTTAGCTACAGAAATTACTGTAAAAGATTTGGCAGATGTTTGTCATTTAAATGTAGACTATTTTTCTAGGTTATTTAAACAGACTTATCATATTAGACCTAACGAGTATATTCAAAAGAAAAGAGTAGAAAGAGCACAGTTGTTGTTGATAGCAAGTTCAGATTCTTTGAAAGAAATTGCTGACAAAGTAGGTTTTACAAGCGTGACATATTTTTCTAGAGTGTTTAAAAAACATACAAAAAAAAGTCCATTGCAATATAGAAAAGAGCAATGGACTTTTAAAAAAGAGTAGGTGTTAAAAACCTATTCTAAATTTCCTAAATAACGTTCTGCATCTAAAGCAGCCATACATCCTGTACCAGCAGCGGTAACAGCTTGTCTGTATTCATGATCTTGAACATCACCAGCAGCAAAAACTCCAGGTTTGTTTGTTTTAGTAGATTTTCCTTTGGTTACTAAATAACCAGTTTCATCCATTTCTAATTGTCCTTTAAAGATATCTGTATTTGGAGTGTGACCAATAGCAATAAACACACCTGTAACAGCAATTTCATGCTTGTCATTAGTTTGGTTGTTTACCACACGAACACCTTCAACAACATTATCTCCTAAAACTTCATCCAATTCAGTATTGTATAAAACTTCAATGTTTTCAGTTTTTTCAACTCTGTGAATCATCGCTTTAGAAGCTCTCATATAATCCTTACGAACCAACATAGTAACTTTGTTACAAATATTAGCTAAGTAAGTAGCTTCTTCGGCAGCAGTATCTCCAGCTCCAACAACAATTACATCTTGTTTACGGTAAAAGAACCCATCACAAGTAGCACAAGCAGAAACTCCACCACCTTTTAAACGTTCTTCACTTTCTAAACCTAAATATTTAGCAGTAGCACCGGTAGTAATAATTACTGTTTCAGCTTCTATTTGTTTGTCTCCATCAATAGTAACCTTGTGTATACCACCAACTTCACTACTAAAATCTACAGCAGTAGCTAATCCAAAACGAACTTCTGTTCCAAAACGCTCAGCCTGATTTTTTAAGTCTTCCATCATAGCAGTACCATCAGTACCGTTAGGATATCCAGGAAAGTTGTCAACCTCTGTAGTAGTGGTTAATTGTCCTCCCATTTGCATTCCAGTATACATAACTGGTTTTAAATCTGCTCTAGAAGCATATATGGCAGCAGTGTAACCTGCAGGACCTGATCCGATAATCAAGCATTTAATTCTTTCAATAGTATCTGACATTTTCTATTTTATTTTAGAATTTATGAGTCGCTAAAATAAATCTTTTTTACACTTTTAAGTGTTAATGTTTATAACTTTTAACAATCTAACCATCAATTTTTGTGATGTAAATTTGTTGGGCTTTTTTTGTATAAATAACCTAGGTTTTTATAGTGATAATTGAAGAGTTTATTCGTTTTCTATATCCATAAATAATGCTATTTTTACAATTGCGTTAAATTAAGGTTAACCCAATGTATATTTCCACAAGTTATTCAACTACTCTATGTTAGATACTACTAAAAAATATGATTTGATTATTGTAATTCCCTCTTACAACGAGTCTAAATCATTGAAAGAAAAAAAGTTTATTTCTTTTTTAAACAATAAAAGTAATGTGGCAATTTGCTTTGTAAATGATGGGTCTACAGACAAT
Above is a genomic segment from Wenyingzhuangia fucanilytica containing:
- the trxB gene encoding thioredoxin-disulfide reductase, yielding MSDTIERIKCLIIGSGPAGYTAAIYASRADLKPVMYTGMQMGGQLTTTTEVDNFPGYPNGTDGTAMMEDLKNQAERFGTEVRFGLATAVDFSSEVGGIHKVTIDGDKQIEAETVIITTGATAKYLGLESEERLKGGGVSACATCDGFFYRKQDVIVVGAGDTAAEEATYLANICNKVTMLVRKDYMRASKAMIHRVEKTENIEVLYNTELDEVLGDNVVEGVRVVNNQTNDKHEIAVTGVFIAIGHTPNTDIFKGQLEMDETGYLVTKGKSTKTNKPGVFAAGDVQDHEYRQAVTAAGTGCMAALDAERYLGNLE